From Tripterygium wilfordii isolate XIE 37 chromosome 16, ASM1340144v1, whole genome shotgun sequence, one genomic window encodes:
- the LOC119981071 gene encoding ankyrin repeat-containing protein ITN1-like isoform X2, producing the protein MASSIDGGERDLESGVMTPNWIQNPLAELSPTPSPSTPTAPALVLSNSGKRIDQAGKKRYLKQVTGRHNDTEMHLAAQKGDLAAVRQILDNINLQMKETFSGEELDTEVAEIRASVVNEVNELGDTALFTAAEKGHLDVVKELLKYSSKECVSKKNRSCFDPLHIAAVQGHHAIVQVLLDHDPGLSQTFGPSNTTPLISAATRGHTAVVNELLSKDGSLLEISRSNGKNALHLAVRQGHVDIVKALLDKDPQLARRTDKKGQTALHMAVKGQSCEVVKLLLEADAAIVMLPDKFGNTALHVATRKKRAAIVNELLLLPDTNVNALTRDHKTALDIAEGLPLSEESSEIRDCLSRYGAVRANELNQPRDELRKTVTQIKNDVHTQLEQTRRTNKNVHNISKGLRKLHREGINNATNSVTVVAVLIATVAFAAIFTVPGGDFDSGMAVVVGHLSFKIFFIFNAIALFTSLAVVVVQITLVRGETKAEKRVVEVINKLMWLASVCTSVAFIASSYIVVGRKHEWAAILVTVVGGVIMGGVLGTMTYYVVKSKRGRSGRKEKSARRSGSTSWHQSDFSDPEVNRIYAL; encoded by the exons ATGGCCTCTTCAATCGATGGAG GTGAGAGAGACTTAGAGAGCGGAGTGATGACTCCTAACTGGATTCAAAACCCTCTGGCGGAGCTCTCACCAACACCATCTCCATCAACTCCAACTGCTCCAGCTCTAGTACTCTCAAATTCAGgcaagcgaatagaccaggcaGGGAAGAAGAGGTACCTGAAGCAGGTCACTGGGCGCCACAATGACACGGAGATGCACTTGGCGGCGCAGAAGGGTGATCTGGCTGCTGTGAGGCAGATTCTCGATAACATCAACTTGCAGATGAAGGAGACTTTCAGTGGGGAGGAATTGGATACAGAGGTTGCGGAGATTCGGGCATCGGTGGTCAATGAGGTGAACGAGTTGGGGGATACTGCTTTGTTCACTGCTGCAGAGAAAGGGCATCTAGATGTGGTCAAGGAGTTGTTGAAATATTCAAGTAAGGAGTGTGTTTCGAAGAAAAATAGGTCGTGTTTTGATCCTTTGCATATAGCTGCAGTGCAAGGGCACCATG CCATTGTCCAAGTGCTACTGGATCATGACCCTGGGCTAAGTCAAACCTTTGGCCCATCAAACACAACCCCTCTTATATCTGCAGCTACCAGAGGGCACACAGCAGTAGTCAATGAACTCTTGTCAAAGGATGGTAGCTTGTTGGAGATTTCAAGATCCAATGGGAAGAACGCATTGCATTTAGCTGTCCGACAGGGGCACGTAGACATTGTCAAAGCACTGTTGGACAAAGATCCACAGCTGGCAAGGAGGACCGACAAGAAAGGTCAGACTGCGTTGCATATGGCTGTTAAAGGGCAGAGTTGTGAGGTCGTGAAATTGCTTCTCGAGGCAGATGCTGCTATTGTGATGCTTCCAGACAAGTTTGGCAACACAGCATTACATGTAGCCACTAGGAAAAAAAGAGCAGCG ATAGTGAACGAGCTGTTATTACTTCCTGACACAAATGTTAATGCACTGACTAGAGACCACAAGACTGCTCTTGACATAGCTGAAGGACTTCCCCTCTCTGAAGAATCCTCAGAAATAAGGGACTGTCTTTCGCGTTATGGTGCTGTGAGGGCCAATGAACTGAACCAACCAAGGGATGAGTTAAGGAAAACCGTGACTCAGATTAAGAACGACGTGCATACCCAACTTGAACAAACCAGAAGAACTAACAAGAATGTTCACAATATCTCTAAAGGGCTCAGGAAACTCCATAGAGAAGGGATCAATAACGCGACCAACTCAGTGACTGTGGTGGCTGTGTTAATTGCAACGGTCGCCTTTGCAGCTATATTCACTGTACCTGGTGGGGATTTTGATAGTGGAATGGCTGTGGTAGTGGGTCATCTGTCCTTCAAAATCTTTTTCATCTTCAATGCTATTGCACTCTTTACATCTTTGGCTGTTGTCGTTGTACAAATTACCCTGGTTAGAGGTGAGACTAAAGCAGAAAAACGGGTGGTGGAGGTCATCAACAAATTGATGTGGCTGGCCTCTGTTTGCACTTCAGTGGCTTTCATCGCCTCCTCTTACATTGTGGTTGGCAGGAAGCATGAATGGGCTGCGATTTTGGTTACAGTGGTTGGGGGAGTGATAATGGGTGGCGTTCTTGGCACCATGACTTACTATGTCGTGAAGTCCAAGCGGGGTCGATCAGGGAGGAAGGAGAAGAGCGCAAGGAGGAGTGGGTCCACCTCATGGCATCAATCCGATTTCTCAGATCCAGAAGTGAATCGGATTTATGCCTTATAA
- the LOC119981071 gene encoding ankyrin repeat-containing protein ITN1-like isoform X1: MLLVMPSSIDGGERDLESGVMTPNWIQNPLAELSPTPSPSTPTAPALVLSNSGKRIDQAGKKRYLKQVTGRHNDTEMHLAAQKGDLAAVRQILDNINLQMKETFSGEELDTEVAEIRASVVNEVNELGDTALFTAAEKGHLDVVKELLKYSSKECVSKKNRSCFDPLHIAAVQGHHAIVQVLLDHDPGLSQTFGPSNTTPLISAATRGHTAVVNELLSKDGSLLEISRSNGKNALHLAVRQGHVDIVKALLDKDPQLARRTDKKGQTALHMAVKGQSCEVVKLLLEADAAIVMLPDKFGNTALHVATRKKRAAIVNELLLLPDTNVNALTRDHKTALDIAEGLPLSEESSEIRDCLSRYGAVRANELNQPRDELRKTVTQIKNDVHTQLEQTRRTNKNVHNISKGLRKLHREGINNATNSVTVVAVLIATVAFAAIFTVPGGDFDSGMAVVVGHLSFKIFFIFNAIALFTSLAVVVVQITLVRGETKAEKRVVEVINKLMWLASVCTSVAFIASSYIVVGRKHEWAAILVTVVGGVIMGGVLGTMTYYVVKSKRGRSGRKEKSARRSGSTSWHQSDFSDPEVNRIYAL, from the exons ATGCTCCTAGTAATGCCCTCTTCAATCGATGGAG GTGAGAGAGACTTAGAGAGCGGAGTGATGACTCCTAACTGGATTCAAAACCCTCTGGCGGAGCTCTCACCAACACCATCTCCATCAACTCCAACTGCTCCAGCTCTAGTACTCTCAAATTCAGgcaagcgaatagaccaggcaGGGAAGAAGAGGTACCTGAAGCAGGTCACTGGGCGCCACAATGACACGGAGATGCACTTGGCGGCGCAGAAGGGTGATCTGGCTGCTGTGAGGCAGATTCTCGATAACATCAACTTGCAGATGAAGGAGACTTTCAGTGGGGAGGAATTGGATACAGAGGTTGCGGAGATTCGGGCATCGGTGGTCAATGAGGTGAACGAGTTGGGGGATACTGCTTTGTTCACTGCTGCAGAGAAAGGGCATCTAGATGTGGTCAAGGAGTTGTTGAAATATTCAAGTAAGGAGTGTGTTTCGAAGAAAAATAGGTCGTGTTTTGATCCTTTGCATATAGCTGCAGTGCAAGGGCACCATG CCATTGTCCAAGTGCTACTGGATCATGACCCTGGGCTAAGTCAAACCTTTGGCCCATCAAACACAACCCCTCTTATATCTGCAGCTACCAGAGGGCACACAGCAGTAGTCAATGAACTCTTGTCAAAGGATGGTAGCTTGTTGGAGATTTCAAGATCCAATGGGAAGAACGCATTGCATTTAGCTGTCCGACAGGGGCACGTAGACATTGTCAAAGCACTGTTGGACAAAGATCCACAGCTGGCAAGGAGGACCGACAAGAAAGGTCAGACTGCGTTGCATATGGCTGTTAAAGGGCAGAGTTGTGAGGTCGTGAAATTGCTTCTCGAGGCAGATGCTGCTATTGTGATGCTTCCAGACAAGTTTGGCAACACAGCATTACATGTAGCCACTAGGAAAAAAAGAGCAGCG ATAGTGAACGAGCTGTTATTACTTCCTGACACAAATGTTAATGCACTGACTAGAGACCACAAGACTGCTCTTGACATAGCTGAAGGACTTCCCCTCTCTGAAGAATCCTCAGAAATAAGGGACTGTCTTTCGCGTTATGGTGCTGTGAGGGCCAATGAACTGAACCAACCAAGGGATGAGTTAAGGAAAACCGTGACTCAGATTAAGAACGACGTGCATACCCAACTTGAACAAACCAGAAGAACTAACAAGAATGTTCACAATATCTCTAAAGGGCTCAGGAAACTCCATAGAGAAGGGATCAATAACGCGACCAACTCAGTGACTGTGGTGGCTGTGTTAATTGCAACGGTCGCCTTTGCAGCTATATTCACTGTACCTGGTGGGGATTTTGATAGTGGAATGGCTGTGGTAGTGGGTCATCTGTCCTTCAAAATCTTTTTCATCTTCAATGCTATTGCACTCTTTACATCTTTGGCTGTTGTCGTTGTACAAATTACCCTGGTTAGAGGTGAGACTAAAGCAGAAAAACGGGTGGTGGAGGTCATCAACAAATTGATGTGGCTGGCCTCTGTTTGCACTTCAGTGGCTTTCATCGCCTCCTCTTACATTGTGGTTGGCAGGAAGCATGAATGGGCTGCGATTTTGGTTACAGTGGTTGGGGGAGTGATAATGGGTGGCGTTCTTGGCACCATGACTTACTATGTCGTGAAGTCCAAGCGGGGTCGATCAGGGAGGAAGGAGAAGAGCGCAAGGAGGAGTGGGTCCACCTCATGGCATCAATCCGATTTCTCAGATCCAGAAGTGAATCGGATTTATGCCTTATAA
- the LOC119980637 gene encoding ABC transporter G family member 6-like has protein sequence MSRVMAENNVLPFNDPAPFYTRSMELEARPRTTSNAIGVSPTLGQLLKRVGDVRKEATGDETPVHQVLVDVEEPRSLPFVLNFNNLTYSVKVRRKMKLPGFLRHRSHHNGLGAATAADPVAGESLFSRSKTLLNDVSGEARDGEILAVLGASGSGKSTLIDALANRIAKGSLKGTVNLNGEVLESRMLKVISAYVMQDDLLFPMLTVEETLMFSAEFRLPRTLSKSKKKARVQALIDQLGLRNAAKTIIGDEGHRGVSGGERRRVSIGIDIIHDPILLFLDEPTSGLDSTSAFMVVKVLQRIAQSGSIVIMSVHQPSYRILGLLDRLIFLSRGQTVYSGPPTGLPSFFAEFGHPIPENENRTEFALDLIRELEGSPGGTKSLVEFNKSWQSKKHTTPEPDRHGLSLKEAISASISRGKLVSGATNDASPTSMVPTFANPFWIEMAVLSKRSVKNSHRQPELFGIRLGAVMVTGFILATMFWRLDNSPKGVQERLGFFAFAMSTTFYTCADALPVFLQERYIFMRETAYNAYRRSSYVLAHSLVALPPLIFLSLGFAALTFWAVGLHGGLSGFLFYLLIIFASFWAGSSFVTFLSGVVPHVMLGYTIVVAILAYFLLFSGFFITRDRIPPYWIWFHYMSLVKYPFEGVLRNEFDDPIKCFVRGVQIFDGTPLGVVPDSMKVKLLGTLSETLGMRITSSSCVTTGPDILVQQGVTQLTKWNCLIITVAWGFLFRILFYLSLLIGSKNKRR, from the coding sequence ATGTCTCGTGTTATGGCGGAGAATAACGTTTTACCATTTAATGATCCGGCACCGTTTTATACGCGCTCCATGGAGCTTGAAGCTCGTCCGCGGACCACCTCCAACGCAATCGGCGTGTCGCCAACTCTTGGACAGCTTTTGAAGCGGGTGGGAGATGTTCGTAAAGAGGCTACCGGTGATGAGACGCCGGTACACCAGGTTCTCGTCGATGTTGAGGAGCCACGATCGTTGCCGTTCGTTCTTAACTTCAATAATCTCACTTACAGTGTGAAGGTTCGAAGGAAGATGAAGCTGCCAGGATTTTTACGTCATCGGAGTCATCACAACGGTCTCGGAGCCGCCACTGCAGCTGACCCGGTTGCGGGGGAGAGCTTGTTTAGTAGAAGCAAGACTCTGCTCAACGACGTTTCGGGCGAAGCCAGGGATGGAGAGATCCTCGCCGTACTTGGCGCGAGCGGGTCTGGTAAATCGACTCTCATTGACGCGTTGGCGAATCGGATCGCGAAAGGAAGTTTGAAAGGAACAGTGAATCTGAACGGAGAAGTTTTGGAGTCACGGATGCTGAAAGTGATCTCCGCATACGTAATGCAAGACGACCTGTTGTTCCCCATGCTCACCGTCGAGGAAACCTTGATGTTCTCTGCAGAATTTCGTCTTCCTCGCACTCTATCCAAGTCCAAGAAGAAGGCCCGAGTCCAAGCCTTAATCGACCAATTAGGGCTCCGTAACGCCGCCAAGACTATAATAGGCGACGAAGGCCATCGCGGAGTCTCCGGCGGAGAACGAAGACGAGTATCGATCGGAATCGACATCATTCACGATCCGATTCTCTTGTTCCTCGACGAACCGACCTCCGGACTCGACTCCACCAGTGCTTTCATGGTAGTCAAAGTTCTCCAACGCATCGCTCAGAGTGGCAGTATCGTAATAATGAGTGTTCACCAGCCCAGTTATCGGATCCTCGGCTTACTTGATCGCTTGATATTCCTCTCCCGTGGACAGACCGTTTACAGCGGTCCACCGACTGGCCTCCCTTCATTTTTCGCCGAATTCGGGCACCCGATACCAGAAAATGAGAACCGAACCGAATTCGCCCTGGATCTTATCCGCGAACTGGAAGGCTCACCCGGTGGAACCAAAAGCCTCGTAGAGTTCAACAAATCATGGCAGAGCAAAAAACATACAACCCCCGAACCTGACCGGCACGGATTGTCCCTAAAAGAAGCCATAAGCGCGAGCATTTCCAGAGGCAAACTAGTCTCCGGCGCAACCAACGACGCTAGCCCAACCTCCATGGTCCCAACATTTGCGAACCCGTTCTGGATCGAGATGGCAGTTCTCTCAAAAAGATCAGTGAAAAACTCCCACAGACAGCCAGAACTCTTCGGGATTCGATTAGGTGCAGTGATGGTCACTGGATTCATCTTAGCTACAATGTTCTGGCGACTCGATAATTCACCGAAAGGCGTACAAGAGAGGCTCGGATTCTTCGCCTTCGCCATGTCCACTACCTTCTACACTTGCGCGGACGCTCTCCCGGTTTTCCTCCAAGAGCGGTATATCTTCATGAGAGAAACAGCTTACAACGCATACCGTCGATCTTCATACGTGCTGGCCCACTCCCTCGTCGCATTACCACCGTTGATTTTCCTCTCATTGGGCTTCGCGGCCTTAACGTTCTGGGCCGTGGGCCTACACGGTGGGCTATCGGGCTTCTTATTTTACCTCCTTATCATATTCGCCTCCTTTTGGGCCGGAAGCTCGTTTGTCACATTCTTATCAGGCGTGGTCCCGCACGTGATGCTTGGATACACTATCGTAGTAGCAATCTTGGCTTATTTTCTTCTGTTCAGTGGATTCTTCATCACCAGAGACAGAATTCCTCCATACTGGATATGGTTTCACTACATGTCTCTTGTTAAGTACCCGTTCGAAGGGGTTTTACGGAACGAATTCGACGACCCGATCAAGTGTTTCGTTCGGGGTGTTCAGATTTTCGATGGGACTCCCCTCGGGGTCGTGCCTGATTCAATGAAAGTGAAGCTGTTGGGGACATTGAGTGAGACATTGGGGATGAGGATTACGAGCTCGAGTTGTGTGACAACGGGTCCGGACATTTTGGTGCAACAAGGGGTAACGCAATTAACCAAGTGGAATTGCTTGATAATTACTGTGGCTTGGGGGTTCTTGTTTAGGATACTGTTCTACTTGTCTCTCTTGATAGGCAGCAAGAACAAGAGAAGATaa